Within the Streptomyces sp. R41 genome, the region AGCAGCACTTCGAGCAGTTCGCGCAGCACTCCGGTGAAGTCGAGGCGCATGGCGGCCAGTTCAGGGTCGGCCTCATAGGCGGTGAGCATCGCGGCGGACGGCTGCGAGTGGGTCCAGGCCGCGCCGGTCACCATGATCGTGGCGGCGGCGAAGCGCCCCGCCCCGTGGTCGCCGAGTTCGGGCACGCGCGCGTGCACCAGCCCGGCCAGTACGCCGACGTTGGAGATCGCGGCGCGCTTGCACTCCGCGGCGACCTGCGGAGAGACGTTGCGTTCGAGCACCGCCGCCTGTGCGCTGATCAGGTCGCACAGCACCGGGCGCGCGGCGAGGGACGCCGCCAGCATGTCGGCCACCTGGTCGCCGCGCTCGACAGAGGGCGCGGCCGCGTCGACCGCCTGCGCGAGCTCCCCGTCGAGTTGCTCCAGCCACTCCCGCAAGGCGACGTCGAGGAGTTCGAGCAGTACGGCCTCGCGGGACTCGAAGTAGCGCAGCACGTTCGACTTCGCCAGCCCGACGCGGCGGCTCAGTTCGTTGAGGCTCAGCCGCGCGACCGGCATCTCGGTCAGCATCGCGGCCGCGGTGTCCAGGATCGCCTGCTTGCGCACGGCTCGCTGCTCTTCACTGCGGGCGCGCTGGAAGGACGTACTCATGCCCCAAGGCTACAGACCTCCGGTCTGTTGTTATCAGACCAGCGGTCTGCTACCTTCGAAATACAGCAGACCGACGGTCTGTTAAATCTCGAGGAGTCCCCCATGTACACCGTTCCCGACCAGACCGGAAAGCTCGTCGTCGTCACGGGCGCCAACAGCGGCACCGGCAAGGAGGCCACCCGCCGGCTCGCCGCCGCCGGAGCGCACGTGATCATGGCCGTCCGTACGGTCGCCAAGGGCGAGCAGGCCCGCACCGAGATCCTGGGCCGCCACCCGCAGGCCCGGCTCGAAGTGCGCCGCGTCGACCTGGCCGACCTCGCCTCGGTCCAGGAGCTCGCCGACGGGATCCTCGCCGACCACACCCCGCTGGACCTGCTGGTCAACAACGCGGGCGTGATGGCTCCGCCCACCCGCATGACCACCGCCGACGGCTTCGAGCTGCAGATGGGCAGCAACTTCCTGGGCCCGTTCGCCCTGACCCTCCGCCTGCTGCCGGCGCTGCTGGCCGCCGAGGCTCCGCGCGTGGCGACCATGAGCAGCGGCACCGCCAACTACGGCCGGATCGACTTCCGGGACATGCAATGGGAGAGCCGCCGCTACAGCCCGAACATGTCCTACGCCCAGTCCAAGCTGGCCGACCTGATCCTGACCCGGCAGCTCGCCGTCATCGCCGCCGAGCGCGGCTGGAAGCTGCTGAGCACCGGCGCCCACCCCGGCTACACCGTCACCAACCTGCAGACCGCGGGCGCGAGCCTCGGGCGCGACAAGCCGAAGCGGTCGCTGCTCAACGCGCTCGGCTTCCTGCCCAAGCAGCAGGTCGAGCAGGGCACCGAACCGCTTCTGTACGCGGCGACCAGCCCCGACGCCCTGGCGGGCGGCTACTACGGTCCGGGCGGCCGCTTCGGCCTGGTGGGTCCGACGACCACGGCCCGCATCACGCGCAGGGCTCTCGACCCGGCGACCAACGCCCGCCTGTGGACGGAGGCCGAACGCCTCACCGGCGTCGCCCTTCCCGCGACGGCCGCCTGAGGAGACGCGTCGCGAACAGCGGGGCCGGGGCAGCCCCGCATGAACGGCCAAGGGCCTCGACCAGGTCGTACGACCCGATCAAGGCCCTGCGTACGGCGCGTGGCTCAGCCGTTCGGGCGGAGCGTCCAGACCACCGTCATCTCGCCGGTCACAGCTCCGTCACCGCGCTGGATGGCGATGGCGACGGGGAACTCGGGGCGCTGCCCGGCGTCGAGTTCGGCGACGACGTCGGCGGCGGGCCGGCCGAGCGTCGCGGTGGCCGTGACGGGTCCCATCGCGAGCTTCTTGTAGGAGATTTCGGCGCTGACCGCGAGGGGCACGGCGCGCGACAACTGCTCCCCGAACGCGGCGAGGACGATCGCCCCGCTCGCCGACTCCCCCAGCGTGAACATCGCTCCGGCGTGCGGCCCGCCGACATGGTTGTGGTAGTCGCTCTGGTCCGGCAGCGCCACCACCGCCTTCTCCGGACTGGTCTCCACGAACTCGAGGTTCAGGGTCCGGGCCATCGGCACGGTGGCGGCGAGCATCTCGCCGATCGTCATCTGGTCTGCGCTCATGCCACCATGTTACCCGTGAGTAGCAATTCTTGACCAGCTCCCGCCGATGATCGCCGTATCGTTACGCCGCATGTGGCCAGGAGAGCAGCCGCCAGGGGGCGCGCGGAATTCGCAGCAGAACGTCGGCAGCGGGCAGCCGCACACGGGAGGCGGGCAGCCGAATCCGTACCAGCAGCCGGGATATCAGCAGCCCAACCCGTATCAGCAGGCACCGGGACCATGGAACGCCCCGACGGTCACGGCGGGCCCTGCGGCACCACCGCCGACGGGCGGCGACGGCAACAGGACGAAGGTCATCGCGATCGTCGCGGCAACGGCCGTCGTGATCGCCGCCGGAGTGACCGGATTCGTCCTGCTCGGCGGCGGCAAGGACGACAAGGCCGACCCCGAGCCGACCAAGTCCCCGTCCCGGCAGTCGAGTCCGGCGAGCGATCCGCGGGGCACCGACGATGCCGAGATGCCGACCGTCGCCGGCTGGAAGGCCGTGG harbors:
- a CDS encoding SDR family oxidoreductase, which translates into the protein MYTVPDQTGKLVVVTGANSGTGKEATRRLAAAGAHVIMAVRTVAKGEQARTEILGRHPQARLEVRRVDLADLASVQELADGILADHTPLDLLVNNAGVMAPPTRMTTADGFELQMGSNFLGPFALTLRLLPALLAAEAPRVATMSSGTANYGRIDFRDMQWESRRYSPNMSYAQSKLADLILTRQLAVIAAERGWKLLSTGAHPGYTVTNLQTAGASLGRDKPKRSLLNALGFLPKQQVEQGTEPLLYAATSPDALAGGYYGPGGRFGLVGPTTTARITRRALDPATNARLWTEAERLTGVALPATAA
- a CDS encoding DUF4442 domain-containing protein, yielding MTIGEMLAATVPMARTLNLEFVETSPEKAVVALPDQSDYHNHVGGPHAGAMFTLGESASGAIVLAAFGEQLSRAVPLAVSAEISYKKLAMGPVTATATLGRPAADVVAELDAGQRPEFPVAIAIQRGDGAVTGEMTVVWTLRPNG
- a CDS encoding TetR/AcrR family transcriptional regulator, which translates into the protein MSTSFQRARSEEQRAVRKQAILDTAAAMLTEMPVARLSLNELSRRVGLAKSNVLRYFESREAVLLELLDVALREWLEQLDGELAQAVDAAAPSVERGDQVADMLAASLAARPVLCDLISAQAAVLERNVSPQVAAECKRAAISNVGVLAGLVHARVPELGDHGAGRFAAATIMVTGAAWTHSQPSAAMLTAYEADPELAAMRLDFTGVLRELLEVLLAGLLTRATR